A single Paenibacillus kribbensis DNA region contains:
- a CDS encoding galactokinase: MTDTELLNSSEGQIVLARMYGQQQVSEQTTRYQSLIQAYREHFGVGNIELFSAPGRCEIGGNHTDHNHGKVLAGSITLDTIAVAAKVEEPVITFFSEGYQTKYVIHLNDLSPQPKDDGTTLLVRGMVAGLLEFGYRIGGFQAYISSNVFSASGLSSSASFEMLICTIISHFYNEGALDAVAKSKIGQYAENRYWNKPSGLLDQMACAYGGLVAIDFVNPKEPIINPVHWNFGQNGYSLVIVNTGGNHADLTDDYAAVPNEMYAVAQSLGASVCRDLSPEDLYANLKLVRETAGDRAVLRALHFFEENKRVDEQVKALQERRFSDFLRLVTESGNSSWKWLQNVYRSEVPREQDVSVALALTEIYLKSIDDSACRVHGGGFAGVILTILPNDYVEDYKTWISGMLGTPVLVVNVREHGAVNVSDLIHAEKKY, translated from the coding sequence ATGACAGATACGGAACTGTTGAATTCTAGCGAGGGACAAATTGTACTCGCCCGGATGTATGGTCAACAGCAGGTTTCAGAGCAAACGACGCGATATCAATCACTTATACAAGCGTATCGGGAGCACTTCGGTGTCGGGAATATTGAATTGTTTAGTGCTCCGGGGCGATGCGAAATTGGAGGAAATCATACAGACCACAATCACGGGAAGGTGCTGGCAGGCAGTATTACACTTGATACCATCGCTGTAGCTGCTAAAGTAGAGGAGCCTGTAATTACGTTCTTTTCCGAAGGCTACCAAACGAAATACGTCATTCATTTAAATGACTTGTCGCCACAACCGAAAGACGACGGTACGACGCTGCTGGTTCGCGGTATGGTCGCTGGTCTGCTCGAATTCGGCTATCGTATCGGAGGATTCCAGGCTTATATATCCAGCAATGTGTTCTCTGCTTCAGGCTTAAGCTCTTCCGCTTCGTTTGAAATGTTGATATGCACGATCATAAGTCATTTTTATAATGAGGGAGCATTGGATGCTGTCGCCAAATCCAAAATCGGCCAGTATGCAGAAAATCGCTACTGGAACAAGCCGTCGGGCCTGCTCGACCAAATGGCTTGCGCATATGGGGGATTGGTTGCGATTGACTTTGTAAACCCCAAGGAACCGATCATCAACCCGGTTCATTGGAATTTCGGGCAAAACGGATATTCCCTGGTGATCGTAAATACAGGAGGAAATCATGCTGATTTGACAGATGATTACGCTGCGGTGCCAAACGAAATGTATGCAGTGGCTCAGTCCTTGGGGGCTTCGGTTTGCCGTGACTTATCGCCGGAAGATCTGTATGCCAATCTCAAATTGGTCAGGGAAACAGCAGGAGATCGTGCAGTGCTGCGTGCGTTGCATTTTTTTGAAGAAAACAAGCGTGTGGATGAACAGGTGAAGGCGCTGCAGGAGAGACGCTTTTCTGATTTTTTGAGGCTCGTCACCGAATCCGGTAATTCTTCATGGAAATGGCTTCAAAACGTATATAGAAGTGAGGTTCCCCGGGAACAGGACGTATCCGTTGCACTTGCTTTAACAGAAATATATTTGAAATCAATAGATGACAGCGCATGCAGGGTACATGGTGGTGGCTTTGCTGGAGTCATCTTGACGATTCTTCCGAATGATTATGTTGAAGATTATAAGACGTGGATCAGCGGAATGCTGGGAACTCCCGTACTCGTTGTCAACGTCCGTGAGCATGGTGCCGTTAATGTCAGTGATCTGATTCATGCGGAGAAGAAGTATTGA
- a CDS encoding copper amine oxidase N-terminal domain-containing protein, which translates to MNIKKWIAVPLILLMVALTGCQAVGGFDVSKNLLGTLDVKSQQSTEKISLKLTPREGISQGDQEIIDLLNSISVTVDEAKVQSEEIASAKGTLHIDKYNLPFELALDRQGMAIQLEGAKKPYYISLNSYESLGGLPAGFDPYVYSKDVKDLTKTAMALVLKHAPNPSTISATSVTEEVYGEKDKVKLTHLHAELRGDELVALVKPFLTNLAKDEAGLKELIGQAIDVTKNIASGMAIEGSDKVTTELNANKEKLVNEAYTEVKKYLDLAVAQYDTGVSTLYAQSPEIKTVLSANTVLKTDLYFDEKGNARKSSADLTVALPDVEGLPVKSFSILTETQAWNINGSVTADKVDISKGVIDLNKQAELTPGATLRNFDENSPIYNILKNDLKITKVETTFDPKDDYYVLENRGGTAFIPLRELAYELNSELKWDAAAKQITVVDDMTGKTLKLKSGSKQATLEGSTLKLPQAPYTDQYGTLYVPFKTVAEALGATVTRSSNGEYVLKRD; encoded by the coding sequence ATGAATATAAAAAAATGGATTGCTGTCCCTCTTATTCTGTTAATGGTAGCTTTGACAGGGTGTCAGGCAGTAGGAGGATTTGATGTAAGTAAAAATCTTTTGGGAACACTTGATGTGAAATCCCAGCAGTCAACGGAGAAGATATCTCTTAAATTGACTCCAAGAGAAGGAATCTCGCAAGGTGATCAGGAAATCATAGATCTTCTTAATTCCATTTCGGTAACGGTGGATGAAGCCAAGGTGCAATCGGAGGAGATCGCTTCCGCCAAGGGTACATTGCACATCGATAAGTATAATTTGCCGTTTGAGCTTGCTTTGGATCGCCAAGGTATGGCTATTCAACTGGAAGGCGCCAAAAAACCTTATTACATATCTTTGAACTCGTATGAGAGTTTAGGCGGCCTGCCTGCCGGATTTGATCCATACGTATACTCCAAGGATGTAAAAGACCTGACCAAAACAGCTATGGCACTTGTGCTCAAGCATGCTCCTAACCCTTCAACCATTTCTGCAACGTCTGTAACCGAGGAAGTATATGGTGAAAAGGACAAAGTGAAACTGACCCATCTGCATGCTGAACTTCGTGGCGATGAGCTGGTAGCGCTTGTGAAACCGTTCCTGACTAATCTGGCCAAGGACGAGGCAGGTTTGAAAGAACTGATCGGGCAAGCCATTGATGTGACCAAAAATATCGCTTCCGGCATGGCTATTGAAGGTAGTGATAAAGTAACAACTGAACTGAATGCCAACAAGGAAAAGCTGGTTAATGAGGCTTATACCGAGGTTAAAAAGTATCTGGATCTGGCTGTTGCGCAGTATGATACAGGAGTTAGTACTTTGTACGCACAGTCCCCTGAAATTAAAACAGTACTGAGTGCGAATACGGTGCTGAAAACCGACCTGTATTTTGATGAAAAAGGAAATGCCCGCAAATCATCGGCAGACCTGACAGTTGCTTTGCCAGATGTGGAAGGTCTTCCAGTGAAGTCCTTCTCGATTCTGACTGAAACTCAAGCTTGGAATATCAATGGCAGTGTAACGGCTGACAAAGTAGATATTTCGAAAGGCGTTATTGACTTGAATAAACAAGCTGAATTAACGCCGGGAGCGACACTCCGCAATTTTGATGAGAATTCTCCGATCTACAATATTTTAAAAAATGATCTGAAAATTACAAAGGTAGAAACCACCTTCGATCCGAAAGACGATTACTACGTTTTGGAGAATCGTGGAGGTACAGCCTTCATTCCGCTGCGTGAATTGGCATATGAACTGAACTCCGAATTAAAATGGGATGCAGCTGCCAAGCAAATTACAGTAGTGGATGATATGACAGGCAAGACACTCAAACTGAAAAGCGGCTCCAAACAAGCTACACTGGAAGGAAGCACGTTGAAGCTTCCACAAGCTCCATATACGGATCAATATGGAACGCTGTATGTTCCTTTCAAAACAGTTGCCGAGGCGCTTGGTGCTACTGTAACTCGCAGCAGTAATGGGGAATATGTACTGAAACGCGATTAA
- a CDS encoding PucR family transcriptional regulator — translation MNGKKTFTIADVLERPVFRRAKLAAGEQGTNRRVGWVHVLEITNVSPFVSRHDLILTTGLWLTRKGEERAEYMEQLIRSEAAGLCVELGTSIHEIPLEILELAEQHHFPVIVFEQPVRFVEITQDIHSLLINRHHELLKDLERFSRQLQQETLRSTDMNALLRVLHDYTARQIIYMSSIDTNRFVPSVQPESADHIADFYANEVASSMTADREGHLLFQLNDSTAVLFQPVVCFGQVFSAVGLVLHGETPTEEMSLLLDYTAKAAATLVLRTQFLEDRLLRNQNELIQDVLNRQLPSEEQAQTRMGLRLLSKGQYLFWAGVIEVEHEDKDASQVRKESINQDVLVLLRSLLKKETLHNLLMMKGSQCYILCAKEELTLRSAAQMRKVLAHTVQYIQNYAAGQLDKVRIHAGFGKVRHRMTETDRSFEEAYQVIEVARSVPAMQDRLFYDSIGIYQLLKAAPSIPFLQEFVQDHLGGLIAHDREHHMQLLDTLDAYFQCHGSKRDTAGMLYIHRQTLYNRLDKINEIVEGSLADPDKRRCLEMALLAHRMLQAEN, via the coding sequence ATGAACGGTAAAAAAACATTTACCATTGCGGATGTGCTGGAACGTCCTGTTTTCCGGCGGGCCAAGTTGGCGGCGGGGGAGCAGGGCACGAACCGCCGGGTTGGTTGGGTACATGTGTTGGAAATTACAAATGTTTCTCCGTTTGTGAGTCGCCATGACCTGATTTTGACGACTGGCCTGTGGCTGACCCGGAAAGGGGAGGAGCGCGCCGAGTATATGGAGCAGCTGATCCGCTCGGAAGCGGCGGGATTGTGTGTGGAGCTGGGCACAAGCATTCATGAAATCCCGCTGGAAATTCTGGAGCTGGCGGAACAACATCATTTTCCGGTCATCGTATTTGAGCAGCCCGTGCGTTTTGTGGAAATTACGCAAGATATTCATTCCCTTCTTATTAACCGCCATCATGAACTGCTAAAAGATCTGGAGCGCTTTTCACGTCAGCTTCAGCAGGAAACGCTGCGCAGCACTGATATGAACGCTCTCTTGCGAGTGCTCCATGATTATACCGCCCGGCAGATCATCTACATGTCCTCCATAGACACCAATCGGTTCGTACCTTCCGTCCAGCCGGAATCGGCGGACCATATTGCAGATTTTTACGCCAATGAAGTGGCATCCAGCATGACTGCTGATCGCGAGGGGCACCTGCTGTTTCAGCTGAATGACTCCACTGCCGTCTTGTTTCAGCCCGTTGTATGCTTTGGTCAGGTGTTTTCCGCTGTAGGTTTGGTGCTGCACGGTGAAACCCCGACGGAAGAAATGTCGCTGCTGCTCGATTACACAGCCAAGGCAGCCGCTACACTGGTGCTGAGGACACAGTTTCTTGAAGACCGTTTATTACGCAACCAGAATGAACTGATTCAGGATGTATTGAACAGACAGCTTCCCAGCGAAGAACAGGCCCAGACCCGGATGGGGCTGCGATTGTTGTCAAAGGGACAGTATTTATTTTGGGCAGGGGTTATCGAGGTGGAGCATGAGGATAAGGACGCCAGTCAGGTGCGCAAGGAATCCATCAATCAGGATGTGCTGGTGCTGCTTCGTTCTTTGTTGAAAAAAGAGACATTGCACAATCTGTTGATGATGAAGGGCAGCCAATGCTACATCCTTTGTGCCAAGGAGGAATTAACGCTGCGTTCTGCAGCGCAAATGAGAAAAGTGCTTGCCCATACCGTACAATATATTCAAAATTATGCCGCAGGACAGCTTGACAAGGTGCGCATTCATGCAGGCTTTGGTAAAGTTAGGCACCGTATGACAGAGACGGATCGCAGTTTTGAAGAGGCTTATCAGGTCATTGAAGTAGCGCGAAGCGTCCCGGCCATGCAGGATCGGCTGTTTTACGACAGCATCGGAATCTATCAGCTATTGAAGGCGGCACCCAGCATTCCTTTTTTACAAGAGTTTGTACAGGACCATTTGGGCGGACTGATTGCTCATGATCGTGAGCATCATATGCAGCTGCTGGACACGCTGGATGCCTACTTTCAATGTCATGGCTCCAAGCGCGATACTGCCGGGATGCTATACATTCACAGGCAAACTCTTTATAATCGGCTGGACAAAATTAATGAAATCGTCGAGGGAAGTCTTGCAGACCCAGACAAACGTCGTTGTTTGGAGATGGCACTACTGGCTCACCGGATGCTGCAGGCTGAAAATTGA
- the ald gene encoding alanine dehydrogenase: protein MKIGVPKEIKNNENRVALTPAGAAQMIRHGHHVFVESHAGAESGFSDGDYATAGATIVQKAADVWSQADLIIKVKEPLASEYGYFRQGLILFTYLHLAAEPALAKALTDNGVAAISYETLDVEGSLPLLTPMSEVAGRMAVQIGAQLLEKPKGGKGILLAGVPGVKRGKVTIIGGGIVGTNAAKVAIGLGADVTLIDLSLQRLRQLDDIFGNQLHTLVSTPSNIAEAVAQSDLLIGAVLITGAKAPRLVTEAMVQTMQPGSVIVDVAIDQGGIVETIDHITTHDQPTYVKHGVIHYAVANMPGAVPQTSTLALTNATLPYALQLADLGVQEALRKSKPLLSGTNVLNGHITYEAVARDLGYPYVPVEQAWQAKALQ from the coding sequence ATGAAAATCGGGGTTCCGAAAGAGATTAAAAACAATGAAAACCGTGTCGCGTTGACACCTGCAGGTGCAGCTCAAATGATTCGACACGGACATCACGTGTTTGTGGAAAGCCATGCAGGGGCTGAAAGTGGCTTTAGCGATGGGGATTATGCCACTGCGGGTGCAACCATTGTACAGAAGGCTGCCGATGTGTGGTCCCAGGCCGATCTGATTATAAAGGTGAAGGAGCCCTTAGCCTCGGAATACGGATATTTTCGACAAGGATTGATTTTGTTCACCTATCTGCATCTAGCCGCTGAGCCAGCACTGGCCAAGGCTTTAACGGACAACGGTGTAGCTGCCATCTCCTATGAAACGCTAGACGTCGAAGGAAGCCTTCCGCTGCTCACTCCGATGAGCGAGGTTGCAGGTCGAATGGCTGTACAAATCGGAGCACAGCTGCTGGAAAAGCCAAAGGGCGGCAAAGGCATCCTGCTGGCAGGCGTACCGGGGGTCAAGCGTGGCAAAGTAACCATTATTGGTGGAGGGATCGTCGGCACGAACGCCGCCAAGGTCGCCATCGGTCTCGGCGCAGATGTGACCCTGATCGATCTGAGTCTGCAAAGGCTGCGCCAGCTGGATGATATTTTTGGCAACCAGCTCCATACGCTGGTGTCCACCCCCTCCAACATTGCTGAGGCCGTGGCGCAAAGCGATTTGCTGATCGGGGCTGTTCTGATCACCGGTGCCAAGGCCCCGCGGCTTGTAACGGAGGCCATGGTGCAGACCATGCAGCCCGGCTCTGTGATCGTGGATGTTGCTATCGACCAAGGTGGTATTGTCGAGACGATTGACCACATCACGACACACGATCAGCCAACCTATGTGAAGCATGGCGTCATTCACTATGCGGTAGCAAACATGCCGGGCGCAGTACCGCAAACCTCGACGCTTGCTCTGACGAACGCCACCCTCCCCTATGCTCTCCAGCTCGCGGATCTGGGTGTGCAGGAGGCGCTTCGCAAAAGCAAGCCGCTGCTTAGCGGCACAAATGTCCTGAACGGACATATCACCTACGAAGCAGTCGCCCGCGACCTGGGTTACCCTTACGTTCCGGTGGAACAGGCATGGCAGGCGAAGGCTTTGCAATAA
- a CDS encoding mismatch-specific DNA-glycosylase gives MAEQETELHEVDDHLDYGLSVVFIGFNPSLKSGEVGHHYANPRNRFWRILEGAGLTPRLYDPSEDRELLKLGYGFTNIVSRPTRGVEDITREEYAKGRLELHAKLKEYRPKVACFVGKGVYTEYSKKSKVNWGFQPEPLIPEMHEFVAPSSSGLVRMSLDEITDIYRQLQTFLSSEIV, from the coding sequence ATGGCAGAGCAGGAGACAGAGTTGCATGAAGTAGATGATCATTTGGATTATGGATTATCCGTCGTATTCATTGGTTTTAATCCCAGCTTGAAATCAGGCGAGGTAGGGCATCATTATGCGAATCCCCGCAACCGTTTCTGGCGCATCCTGGAGGGAGCAGGCTTGACGCCCCGCTTGTACGATCCATCGGAAGATCGGGAGCTGCTGAAGCTTGGCTACGGTTTTACGAACATTGTTTCCCGCCCTACCAGGGGCGTGGAGGACATTACGCGCGAGGAATACGCCAAAGGACGTCTGGAACTGCATGCAAAGCTAAAAGAATATCGCCCGAAGGTCGCTTGCTTTGTCGGCAAAGGCGTATACACCGAATACAGTAAAAAATCTAAAGTGAATTGGGGATTTCAGCCTGAACCGCTCATCCCCGAGATGCATGAATTTGTGGCACCCTCGTCCAGCGGATTGGTGCGCATGTCGCTGGACGAGATCACGGATATTTACCGCCAGCTGCAGACGTTCCTTTCGTCGGAAATCGTCTGA
- a CDS encoding aldo/keto reductase yields MSQQKSQQKINTITWTGGRKVPLIGQGTWHMGEKASLRQEEVRALQLGLELGMTLIDTAEMYAEGGAEEIVGEAIRGRRDDVYLVSKAYPHHADRQGLADACEASLTRVGTEYMDMYLLHWRGNIPLEETIQGMEKLREQGKIRNWGVSNLDKSDMEELWSLSGGDACAVNQVLYHAASRGIEYDLLPWSRTHGVPVMAYCPIAQGGRLRRGLLEHPVMVDIAASHGVTPTQIALAWVIRDGDVWAIPKAVQESHVRENAAAAHIRLTPEQLQRIDEAFPPPTRKQPLDIV; encoded by the coding sequence ATGAGCCAACAAAAGAGCCAGCAAAAGATAAATACGATCACATGGACTGGCGGGCGTAAAGTGCCGCTCATTGGGCAAGGTACATGGCATATGGGCGAAAAAGCTTCGCTCCGGCAGGAGGAGGTGCGTGCGCTTCAACTTGGTTTGGAGCTGGGCATGACGCTGATTGACACGGCTGAAATGTACGCGGAGGGGGGAGCGGAAGAGATCGTCGGGGAGGCCATTCGCGGCCGTCGGGATGATGTATATCTCGTTAGCAAGGCTTATCCGCATCATGCAGACCGTCAAGGGCTGGCTGATGCCTGTGAAGCGAGCCTAACCCGAGTGGGAACGGAGTACATGGATATGTATCTGCTGCATTGGCGTGGGAATATCCCGTTGGAAGAGACGATTCAAGGCATGGAAAAGCTGCGTGAGCAGGGTAAAATCCGTAACTGGGGAGTGTCCAATCTGGACAAGTCCGACATGGAGGAGCTGTGGAGCCTGAGCGGAGGCGATGCCTGCGCAGTAAACCAGGTACTGTATCATGCAGCTTCGCGAGGCATCGAATACGACCTGCTCCCTTGGAGCCGCACGCACGGGGTGCCTGTGATGGCCTATTGCCCGATTGCACAGGGTGGACGCCTGCGACGGGGGCTGCTGGAGCATCCCGTTATGGTGGATATCGCAGCCAGCCACGGGGTAACTCCAACCCAAATTGCGCTCGCGTGGGTTATACGGGATGGCGATGTCTGGGCAATCCCGAAGGCGGTACAAGAATCGCACGTACGGGAAAATGCAGCGGCAGCCCATATCCGGCTTACCCCTGAGCAGCTTCAACGAATAGACGAAGCTTTTCCTCCACCCACGCGGAAGCAGCCACTGGATATCGTTTGA
- a CDS encoding PstS family phosphate ABC transporter substrate-binding protein has product MSDPKGVIADTEKGAAVRIAWFWPWLGGTFMFGLFSVMFNVIWSIVVASNVQLLLRHEGVTDTAVIVMLVLYAWIVGLIFAAYGALSARISSMHQLPLMLTGLLSLLCGLCLWIVGLQGSGGQPAEVWGGSWELFSLYHAWAAPVLEVLEPYTQHSEIWFLLTALLPIAGMVIGVGVDRYPAVTDKDGKVDHRWQWVVVSMSAALIIVLTVALRLPQHPYIAETDFPVVDGATAAIPFAQDMLHELTGMSKARAAHELRFNTTHQAYVNLIEKKADLILVAGPSDEELRLAKSRGVQMKLDPIGRDAFIFLVHQDNPVKGLSSEQVRRIYEGSIHNWNEVGGKDQPIIAYQREENSGSQTYMQKKVMAGHAMTQPPRELQIGIMGGMINAVADFNKDHNALGYSFYYFANVMHNRQEVKFLPIDGVEPNKEHIRSGQYPFTAQLFAITREGEKPRPSLQRLLEWLQSEDGTRAIERGGFVALSS; this is encoded by the coding sequence ATGTCTGATCCAAAGGGAGTTATAGCTGATACGGAGAAAGGCGCTGCTGTGCGGATAGCGTGGTTTTGGCCATGGCTGGGCGGTACGTTTATGTTTGGATTGTTTTCAGTCATGTTTAATGTTATTTGGAGTATCGTTGTGGCATCCAATGTGCAGCTTCTGCTGAGACATGAAGGTGTAACAGATACAGCCGTGATTGTGATGCTGGTGCTATACGCATGGATTGTTGGACTGATTTTTGCGGCTTACGGTGCCTTGAGTGCGCGTATTTCCAGCATGCATCAGCTTCCACTGATGCTGACCGGACTGTTATCATTATTGTGCGGACTGTGCCTGTGGATTGTGGGGCTACAGGGATCTGGCGGTCAACCTGCTGAGGTGTGGGGAGGTTCGTGGGAGCTCTTTTCACTTTATCACGCTTGGGCGGCGCCTGTGCTGGAGGTATTGGAGCCCTATACACAGCATAGTGAAATCTGGTTTCTGCTGACTGCACTGCTGCCGATAGCTGGCATGGTGATAGGTGTGGGGGTAGATCGTTATCCAGCGGTGACCGACAAGGACGGAAAGGTGGATCATAGATGGCAATGGGTTGTCGTTTCGATGTCCGCTGCGCTCATCATTGTACTGACGGTTGCATTGAGGCTTCCTCAACATCCATACATTGCCGAGACGGATTTTCCGGTAGTTGACGGAGCTACAGCGGCCATTCCGTTCGCACAGGATATGCTGCATGAATTGACTGGAATGAGCAAGGCGCGCGCAGCACACGAACTGAGATTCAATACGACACATCAGGCATATGTAAATTTGATCGAAAAGAAGGCGGATCTGATTCTGGTGGCCGGACCCTCCGATGAGGAGCTGCGTCTGGCGAAAAGCCGTGGGGTGCAAATGAAGCTCGACCCCATTGGACGGGATGCGTTTATTTTTCTCGTTCATCAGGACAATCCGGTTAAGGGACTTTCTTCAGAGCAGGTTCGCCGCATATATGAAGGATCTATTCATAATTGGAATGAAGTAGGGGGAAAGGATCAGCCGATCATTGCTTATCAGCGAGAGGAAAATTCAGGTAGCCAGACATATATGCAAAAGAAAGTAATGGCAGGCCATGCGATGACTCAACCGCCTCGAGAACTCCAAATTGGCATTATGGGTGGTATGATTAATGCAGTCGCAGATTTTAACAAGGATCACAACGCGCTTGGCTATTCATTTTATTATTTTGCCAATGTGATGCATAATCGACAAGAGGTCAAGTTTCTGCCTATTGATGGGGTGGAGCCTAACAAAGAACATATTCGTTCGGGGCAATATCCATTTACGGCTCAACTATTCGCGATCACACGGGAAGGCGAGAAGCCACGCCCTTCGCTGCAGCGATTACTCGAATGGCTGCAAAGCGAAGACGGAACCCGGGCCATTGAAAGAGGGGGCTTTGTTGCTCTGAGCTCGTAA
- a CDS encoding SAM-dependent methyltransferase, protein MKSPFPEAVYATEAYAPNVPVAKKRLDPLGVHVIAIDDDDALPFDDAGFDLVLNKHESFSPAEVRRILRPGGTFLTQQVGGLDCAGINERLGAPDYEYADWTLSQALAGLESNGFEIVDQQEQFPIQRFYDIGALVYYLKAIEWQIADFQPQKYIEQLYGLYLDIQRDGYWDVKQHRFLIHARAI, encoded by the coding sequence ATGAAGAGTCCTTTTCCAGAGGCCGTATATGCGACAGAAGCGTATGCACCGAATGTTCCTGTTGCCAAAAAACGACTGGATCCGCTGGGCGTACATGTTATCGCTATAGATGATGACGACGCCCTTCCGTTTGACGATGCCGGGTTCGATCTTGTGCTGAATAAGCACGAGTCATTTTCGCCAGCGGAAGTACGTCGCATTTTGCGTCCGGGCGGGACGTTTTTGACCCAACAGGTGGGGGGCCTGGATTGTGCGGGCATCAACGAACGCCTGGGAGCGCCTGATTACGAGTACGCGGATTGGACTCTTTCTCAAGCGCTTGCAGGTCTGGAAAGCAACGGCTTCGAAATCGTGGACCAGCAGGAGCAGTTTCCGATACAGCGGTTTTACGATATCGGAGCGCTCGTCTATTATTTAAAAGCTATTGAATGGCAGATTGCAGACTTTCAGCCACAGAAATATATAGAACAGCTGTATGGTCTGTATTTGGACATCCAACGTGATGGATATTGGGACGTGAAGCAGCACCGTTTTTTGATCCATGCCAGAGCAATCTAA